The sequence CCTTCCGAGCGGCACACCCGTTGGCTGACGCGGCTCCCGCTTCCCAGCGCGGCCAGCGAGGTGGTGGTCGCTGGGGGTTGCAGCGCATCCTCGCGGTGGCCGCCACGTTCGCAATCCTCGTGGGGGTGAGCACGCTCTTCTTCGCTCGGCCGGACATGTTCGGCGCTCGTCCCATTGAGTCTGATGTGATCAGCAGGCCGGTGGAATCGCGTCCTCCGCTGCCGATGCGAACGGGCGAAGCGCTCAAGGGAGTGCCGGCATCCCAGGGGGCCCCCAGGCCTGATAATGCCCTTGCCGAGTCGAGCTATCCCCCGCCGGCGCAGGCGGGCGCTCCCTTGTCCGCTCCGACCGCTGCGCGAGCCGCGAGCACCGATGCGGCGGCTGAGCCGGCGCAGCGTCTCGAGACGAACGACAAGGGGCCGCCATCGCTACATCATGGTGCGAACCAGCCTGCTCCGTCTCGGACGGTGCCGCCCATCCCATCTTCCTCGGGCGGGGGAGTGGCCACCGCGGGGTCGGCGGTCGCTTCCGCGTCAACGGGCGACCGTCAGCCTCTTCCCGTTGCGTCGAAGAAAGACGCGGCCAAGACGATGCGCACGGCCAGCGAATCGAGCGCCGGCGTCTCGAGCTCTGCCGGGTCGAAAAAGGCGGCCAGGGACGCCGCTGCGCAGGGGCGTCTCGACGACGAGGTCGGCGCGGTGCGGCGCGAAGAGGCACACGGGGCGGCTCAATCGTATCAGCGGTCGCGCGAAGCGGTCGAACGAGAGCGTCTGCAGCAGCAGGAACACGTCATGCAGGCAAAGCAGCAGCAGGTGCTGGCGCAGCAGCAGCAGGCATCTGGCGCGCAGGCTTCGCAGCCACCTCCACCATCGGTTGCCGCACGCGTAGATGCGCCGTCTGCAGAGCGAAACGAGGGCGCGTCGGCGCAGCGCGTTCCCCTCAGGTCTGTCGCAACCGCCCCGGGCGGGCCTGCCGCTGGTTCATCTGCCGTTTTCACCGAGTCAAATGGGGCGCGGCCCGCTCCGTCCCCGGCTCCCGCGCCCGCGGCGCCTGCGCAGATCGCTCCCCCGGCGTCTGCGACCGTGCCCCTTCGGCCCATGCAGGGCCCGGGCGGGCCCAGACCTCTTCGGCCGCGGTCGGCGTCGGAGTCAGATACCTACTCGGCGTCGAAGGCCGGGCCCGGGTATTCCGGGGGAGCAGTGGCCAGCGAGGACGCCCCCGTGGCGAACGAGGCCAGGGTCAGTGCTCGCCCTGCGCCCAGTGAGTCATCGCTGCTCTCTCGAGCCCGAGAGGTGGTGGCGCGCGTGATCGGGCGAACCGACGCCCGCGTTCGGGTGTCGGTGCTCCCCACGAGCAAGGGCGCCCTGGTTCGCGTGTTCGTCACATTGCCTG comes from Pseudomonadota bacterium and encodes:
- a CDS encoding zf-HC2 domain-containing protein; the protein is MTCQRPELSDLLVAWLEDALSSDDSQRLRDHVAACTSCQAEADALSRLMPRIAGAYAVQRTTPLLEICPTSDALVDRAAGTAPPERSARLETHLTICPPCRALVEALRHQEGSPEPVAALPVPQMPQGLRDAFRAAHPLADAAPASQRGQRGGGRWGLQRILAVAATFAILVGVSTLFFARPDMFGARPIESDVISRPVESRPPLPMRTGEALKGVPASQGAPRPDNALAESSYPPPAQAGAPLSAPTAARAASTDAAAEPAQRLETNDKGPPSLHHGANQPAPSRTVPPIPSSSGGGVATAGSAVASASTGDRQPLPVASKKDAAKTMRTASESSAGVSSSAGSKKAARDAAAQGRLDDEVGAVRREEAHGAAQSYQRSREAVERERLQQQEHVMQAKQQQVLAQQQQASGAQASQPPPPSVAARVDAPSAERNEGASAQRVPLRSVATAPGGPAAGSSAVFTESNGARPAPSPAPAPAAPAQIAPPASATVPLRPMQGPGGPRPLRPRSASESDTYSASKAGPGYSGGAVASEDAPVANEARVSARPAPSESSLLSRAREVVARVIGRTDARVRVSVLPTSKGALVRVFVTLPAEAAEHSAAVRRELLRALPLETERGDQVTVVSE